The Bacillota bacterium genome contains a region encoding:
- a CDS encoding nucleoside recognition protein, which yields MALILKGLTSVLLLVGRISLVIIPLFILLQYASESRLLDGLSRWLHPLARFLRISPRSTVPLLVGLVFGLFYGSGVIIHEAKSGEITKKDMQVVVLFLLLCHSMFEDTLVFVAVGVNGLLILGIRFAMAILATWMVSRFSSGVGLEEEEPRRRLERGAGEL from the coding sequence ATGGCTTTGATTCTCAAAGGGTTAACCAGTGTCCTCCTATTGGTGGGGCGTATCTCTCTGGTGATTATTCCCCTGTTTATCCTTCTCCAATATGCCTCAGAAAGCCGCCTGCTGGATGGCCTAAGCCGGTGGCTCCATCCTTTGGCCCGGTTCTTACGGATCTCCCCACGCAGCACAGTACCCCTCCTTGTGGGCCTCGTCTTTGGCCTCTTTTATGGTTCGGGGGTGATCATCCACGAGGCCAAATCCGGGGAGATCACGAAGAAGGATATGCAGGTGGTCGTTCTGTTTTTGTTGTTGTGCCATTCCATGTTTGAAGATACCCTGGTCTTCGTGGCCGTTGGGGTAAATGGCCTTTTGATCCTTGGCATCCGTTTTGCCATGGCGATATTGGCTACCTGGATGGTCAGTCGTTTTTCCAGTGGAGTAGGTCTCGAGGAAGAAGAACCCCGAAGACGGCTGGAGAGAGGTGCCGGTGAATTGTAG